One segment of Thermosynechococcus sp. HN-54 DNA contains the following:
- a CDS encoding anhydro-N-acetylmuramic acid kinase encodes MRVIGLMSGTSVDGIDAALVELQGGDRDLQVEVLNFCTVPYPDSLRQRILEVCGDTPLTLAELAELDEAIAEAFALAAETVQQGYPRADLIGSHGQTVFHRPPAGDRLGYSLQLGRGDWIAWRTGITTIANFRAQDIALGGQGAPLVPRVDWCLLSHPTEVRCVQNIGGIGNVTYLPPQREDPDGKGVMGWDTGPGNVLLDLAVTELSGGELTYDADGAWARQGKIIEPLVDRWLQDPFFHQPPPKSTGREYFGVPFWQRCHTDAAGLAPADLLATLTEFTARSMVEGYRQFLPQKPQRVFLCGGGAHNGFLRERLQVHLGEIPVETTAAAGVPVDAKEAIAFAILAYWHVLGLPGNLPQVTGARQAVPLGQRWVGQP; translated from the coding sequence ATGCGAGTCATTGGCCTGATGAGCGGTACCTCTGTGGATGGCATTGATGCGGCTTTAGTGGAGCTACAGGGGGGCGATCGCGACCTTCAAGTAGAGGTGCTGAATTTTTGTACGGTGCCTTATCCAGACAGCCTACGGCAGCGGATTCTTGAGGTCTGTGGTGACACCCCCTTGACCCTTGCTGAATTGGCAGAGTTGGATGAGGCGATCGCCGAGGCCTTTGCCCTTGCGGCGGAAACTGTTCAACAGGGCTATCCACGGGCAGATCTCATTGGCTCCCATGGCCAAACGGTTTTTCATCGCCCCCCTGCTGGCGATCGCTTGGGGTACAGTCTGCAACTGGGACGAGGAGATTGGATTGCTTGGCGCACGGGCATTACCACCATTGCTAACTTTCGTGCTCAGGATATTGCCTTGGGTGGTCAAGGGGCACCCCTTGTGCCACGGGTGGATTGGTGTCTTTTGAGTCATCCTACGGAAGTTCGCTGTGTGCAAAACATCGGTGGCATCGGCAATGTCACCTACCTACCGCCTCAACGAGAGGATCCCGACGGCAAAGGGGTCATGGGTTGGGATACAGGGCCGGGCAATGTCTTGCTTGATCTGGCGGTAACAGAGTTATCAGGGGGTGAATTGACCTATGATGCCGATGGCGCATGGGCACGGCAGGGCAAAATTATCGAACCATTGGTGGATCGCTGGCTGCAAGACCCCTTCTTTCACCAGCCGCCGCCAAAGTCCACCGGGCGAGAATACTTTGGTGTGCCGTTTTGGCAGCGATGCCACACTGATGCAGCGGGTTTAGCCCCTGCGGATCTCCTAGCGACGCTAACGGAATTTACAGCTCGCAGTATGGTTGAGGGCTATCGCCAATTTTTGCCCCAAAAACCACAGCGGGTCTTCCTCTGTGGCGGCGGTGCCCACAATGGATTCCTCAGGGAGCGCCTTCAGGTGCATTTAGGAGAAATCCCCGTGGAAACCACTGCTGCTGCTGGGGTACCAGTGGATGCAAAAGAGGCGATCGCCTTCGCCATTCTTGCCTACTGGCATGTGTTGGGATTGCCGGGAAATCTGCCCCAAGTCACAGGTGCTCGCCAAGCGGTTCCCTTGGGTCAGCGTTGGGTGGGACAGCCATGA
- a CDS encoding ABC transporter permease subunit, translating into MARPLTPDNQTLSRPWTWQDGLIILALIALIFWIVNTAAQFTGKYDSTITIQLSPRVLPSYTAQTLLRMLIAYIISLMFSILYSYIAYYNRTAEKILLPLLDILQSIPVLSFLPGVVLALIALFPGSRLGVELAAIILIYTGMAWNMTFSFYQSLISVPRELREVAKIYRLGWWQQVWTLDLPAGAIGLIWNSVMSVAGGWFFLMAIESFTIGEKTFTLPGLGSYLAEAANQQDYAALAYGLAVLISVIIIVDVLVWRPLIAWGEKFKMEIVEAENVPKSFVLDFLRRSPTLRAFHQNVFSPLWEGLDEQLRPKQPRQFFAPEKAQRSWPITAIILFIFAALVGWGAIAFFRQMFAVNWQDWQRIGLGAVLTTTRVAVALTLSLLWTVPVGVAIGRNPRAAQILQPVVQIAASVPATALFPVLLLTLTRVGGGLEIGSVALMMLGTMWYILFNVIAGAQAIPTELFEAAIVYQLPWWQRWRTLILPGIFPYLITGIITAVGGAWNSSIVSEYVEFQNRTEQTLGLGATISAASVQGDFPLLMAATAVMSLLVVLTNRLVWRPLYRLAETKYQLL; encoded by the coding sequence ATGGCACGTCCCCTAACCCCCGACAATCAGACCCTGAGTCGTCCATGGACATGGCAAGATGGGCTGATCATTCTGGCCTTGATTGCCCTGATCTTTTGGATTGTCAACACTGCTGCTCAGTTTACAGGAAAGTACGATTCCACGATTACCATTCAGCTCAGTCCAAGGGTACTGCCGAGTTACACCGCTCAAACCCTCTTGCGGATGCTGATTGCCTACATCATCTCCTTGATGTTTAGCATCCTCTATTCCTACATTGCCTACTACAATCGCACGGCCGAAAAAATCCTGCTGCCTCTGCTGGATATTCTGCAATCGATTCCCGTGCTGTCCTTTTTGCCGGGGGTGGTGCTGGCACTGATTGCCCTCTTTCCGGGGAGCCGTCTTGGGGTGGAGCTGGCAGCCATCATTCTCATCTACACGGGGATGGCTTGGAATATGACGTTTAGCTTTTATCAGTCTTTGATTAGCGTGCCTCGGGAGCTGCGGGAGGTGGCAAAAATTTATCGGCTAGGGTGGTGGCAGCAGGTGTGGACGCTGGATTTGCCGGCGGGTGCCATTGGCCTGATCTGGAATAGTGTGATGTCAGTGGCGGGGGGCTGGTTTTTCCTGATGGCGATTGAGTCCTTCACCATTGGCGAGAAAACGTTTACCTTGCCGGGATTGGGTTCTTACCTCGCGGAGGCAGCAAACCAGCAGGACTATGCCGCTTTGGCCTACGGTCTGGCGGTACTGATTAGTGTGATCATCATTGTTGATGTTTTGGTGTGGCGTCCCCTGATTGCGTGGGGCGAGAAATTCAAGATGGAAATAGTCGAGGCGGAGAATGTTCCTAAATCCTTTGTCCTCGATTTCCTGCGGCGATCGCCCACGTTGCGAGCGTTTCATCAGAACGTTTTTTCGCCCCTCTGGGAAGGCCTCGATGAGCAGTTGCGTCCAAAACAGCCACGTCAATTCTTTGCACCTGAGAAAGCCCAACGCAGTTGGCCGATCACGGCCATCATCCTGTTTATCTTTGCAGCGCTCGTTGGTTGGGGGGCGATTGCCTTTTTCCGTCAAATGTTTGCGGTCAATTGGCAAGATTGGCAGCGGATTGGCCTAGGAGCTGTGCTGACGACGACGCGGGTGGCTGTGGCTTTGACCCTATCCCTCCTGTGGACGGTGCCTGTCGGGGTGGCGATCGGTCGCAATCCCCGTGCTGCTCAAATTCTCCAACCGGTTGTTCAAATTGCGGCGTCCGTGCCGGCGACGGCTTTGTTTCCCGTGCTGCTGTTAACCCTTACTCGCGTGGGCGGGGGGCTGGAAATTGGTTCTGTGGCGCTGATGATGCTGGGGACGATGTGGTATATTCTCTTCAATGTCATTGCCGGTGCCCAAGCGATTCCCACAGAGCTATTTGAAGCGGCCATCGTATATCAACTGCCTTGGTGGCAACGCTGGCGTACCCTGATTTTGCCAGGGATTTTTCCCTATTTGATTACGGGCATTATTACGGCGGTAGGCGGAGCATGGAACTCCAGCATTGTCAGCGAGTATGTGGAATTTCAAAATCGCACGGAGCAAACCCTTGGCTTGGGGGCAACCATCTCGGCAGCCAGTGTCCAAGGTGATTTTCCTTTGCTAATGGCGGCAACCGCAGTGATGTCGTTACTAGTTGTCCTGACGAACCGCCTTGTTTGGCGCCCCCTCTACCGCTTGGCGGAAACCAAGTATCAACTGCTGTAG
- the pyk gene encoding pyruvate kinase — MSFSFRRTKIVATIGPASRSRDVIQQMLAAGMNVARLNFSHGDYKDHAETIALLRQVANEAATPLTLLQDLQGPKIRVGQLPKGSIELVEGEQVNLVPLAEEETQGIGIDYPYLAEEAQPGMQVLLDDGLLELVVEAVTGQTVTCRVVQGGMLKSRKGVNLPDLNLRLPSLTDKDKQDIQFGIEQGVDIISLSFVRRAEDLWELREYLAAHGASDMPVLAKIEKPQAVENLSAILGVADAIMVARGDLGVEMRVEKVPLLQKQIIRECNYRSIPVITATQMLESMIHNPRPTRAEASDVANAILDGTDAVMLSGESAVGAFPVQAVKMLARIAADVEPHLEFDNMPAYRNDETHALGEALTTITQILDLRAIACFTETGYTATIASGERVKPMIVAFTDRPRIYHWMNLLWGVKPILLETLPLTFEGMISVAENQLRERGIVTEGDKILILGGIPAQTPQGTNFIKIHGIGA; from the coding sequence ATGTCCTTCTCCTTTCGTCGTACGAAAATTGTCGCCACCATTGGCCCTGCCAGTCGCTCGCGGGACGTGATTCAGCAGATGTTGGCAGCGGGAATGAATGTGGCACGGTTAAATTTCTCCCACGGCGACTACAAGGATCACGCCGAAACCATTGCCCTGCTGCGACAAGTGGCCAATGAGGCAGCCACCCCCCTGACACTGCTGCAAGACTTGCAAGGCCCGAAGATTCGTGTTGGCCAGCTTCCTAAGGGGAGTATTGAGTTGGTGGAGGGGGAGCAAGTCAACCTCGTGCCGCTCGCTGAGGAAGAGACGCAAGGCATTGGCATTGATTATCCTTATCTCGCCGAAGAGGCGCAGCCGGGGATGCAGGTGCTCTTGGATGATGGTCTGTTGGAATTGGTGGTAGAAGCCGTTACGGGGCAAACGGTGACTTGCCGTGTCGTTCAGGGGGGCATGCTTAAAAGTCGCAAGGGGGTAAACCTGCCCGATCTAAATCTGCGGTTGCCGTCCCTAACCGATAAAGACAAACAGGATATTCAATTTGGTATTGAACAAGGAGTGGATATTATTTCCCTGAGTTTTGTGCGACGGGCTGAGGATCTCTGGGAATTACGAGAGTACTTAGCGGCTCACGGCGCCAGTGATATGCCCGTACTGGCCAAAATTGAGAAACCCCAAGCCGTGGAAAATCTCTCAGCGATTTTGGGGGTAGCCGATGCAATTATGGTTGCCCGCGGCGATCTTGGCGTGGAAATGCGGGTGGAGAAGGTGCCGCTGCTACAAAAGCAAATTATTCGCGAGTGCAACTACCGCAGTATTCCCGTCATTACGGCGACCCAAATGCTAGAGAGCATGATCCACAATCCCCGGCCGACGCGGGCAGAGGCCAGTGATGTTGCTAACGCCATTCTTGATGGTACGGATGCGGTGATGTTGTCGGGCGAATCTGCTGTGGGGGCTTTTCCTGTACAGGCGGTGAAGATGTTGGCGCGGATTGCAGCGGATGTGGAGCCGCACCTTGAGTTTGACAATATGCCCGCCTACCGCAACGATGAAACCCATGCCCTCGGCGAAGCCCTGACCACGATTACCCAAATCCTCGATCTGCGGGCGATCGCCTGCTTTACAGAAACCGGCTATACTGCCACGATTGCCTCTGGGGAGCGGGTCAAGCCCATGATTGTTGCCTTTACCGATCGCCCCCGTATTTATCACTGGATGAATTTGCTGTGGGGTGTGAAGCCGATTCTCTTGGAAACCCTGCCCCTGACCTTTGAAGGGATGATTTCAGTGGCTGAAAACCAACTGCGCGAGCGGGGCATTGTGACCGAGGGGGATAAAATTTTGATTTTGGGAGGCATTCCTGCCCAAACCCCCCAGGGAACGAACTTTATTAAGATTCATGGGATTGGGGCCTAG
- a CDS encoding SIMPL domain-containing protein, with protein sequence MKHPLRPFYPLGLAAVLLGGAVVIAERPAMSQEVQRTLTVTGRGTETLAATLAQVSLGVEVQGRTAQEVQQEVAQRANAVLAVLRGREVTQLQTTGLSLAPDYQYTNNRRILVGYIGRNTVSFRVASDRVGPLLDAAVQAGATTIDSISFTAPEATIAAAQRTALQRATQDAQSQAQAVLSALNLQPRQVVSIQINQAAPPPRPLAVRAATMADNTPVVSGELQVEASVTLQISY encoded by the coding sequence GTGAAACATCCGCTGAGGCCTTTTTATCCCCTTGGTCTGGCTGCTGTCCTTTTAGGGGGGGCTGTCGTTATTGCTGAGCGACCCGCCATGAGCCAAGAAGTCCAGCGTACCCTGACAGTGACCGGTCGAGGCACAGAAACCCTTGCAGCGACGCTTGCCCAAGTCAGCCTTGGGGTTGAGGTTCAAGGGCGTACGGCGCAGGAGGTACAGCAAGAGGTGGCGCAACGAGCCAATGCGGTTTTGGCGGTTCTGCGGGGACGCGAGGTGACGCAATTGCAAACCACGGGACTGAGTCTGGCGCCCGACTACCAGTACACCAATAATCGACGGATACTGGTGGGCTACATCGGTCGCAATACCGTAAGCTTCCGCGTTGCCAGCGATCGCGTGGGACCACTACTCGATGCTGCTGTGCAAGCCGGTGCAACGACAATTGATAGCATTAGCTTTACGGCACCCGAAGCAACCATTGCTGCTGCCCAACGCACTGCCCTGCAGCGAGCGACCCAAGATGCCCAAAGTCAAGCCCAAGCGGTGCTCAGTGCCCTCAATCTCCAACCGCGCCAAGTGGTGAGTATTCAAATTAATCAGGCGGCACCCCCTCCAAGACCCCTTGCCGTTCGGGCAGCAACCATGGCCGATAACACGCCTGTGGTGTCTGGGGAATTACAGGTAGAGGCAAGTGTAACGCTGCAAATTAGCTACTAG
- a CDS encoding DUF3370 domain-containing protein, with protein sequence MSVDFPWFLGSCAALVALSPVMAQAPATIEKPQKVLPLPGALDQVPVFNSNSPEVVQRPGILLSTFPPEGKATPKAHLNFAFRDRFDIFAHHIAKPLDPQDVTTLYLGILAYNPSSEPVTVNLIHAASYLSQPDAPFRPLPSQQANDLGQVFAGPGDRVMLDILRQRRQSGWPAQVVIPPRRYALIANLPIPVKGLDPPINGRSLLIRARSSGQIYLASLARFGEEPPTLEQWQQTLLQGELVTPRDRAPTPPDQGGSMIYGRVAGVALGSRWHNPQQQPIPIPAAGTAFSYPISSLVAGRLGTGQIQTAPLVVRYPDTAYAAHGNYAVEYDLVLPLQNTSDRPQTVRLALQTPIKFDAPATGLRFFAEPPNRIFFRGSVRLRFRDDQGTPQSRIIHLVQRQGQQGEDLVRLTLQPQEIRWVQFTLLYPPDATPPQVLTIETLADPLSRPSVK encoded by the coding sequence ATGTCTGTTGATTTCCCTTGGTTTTTGGGGAGCTGTGCGGCGCTCGTTGCCCTCTCCCCCGTCATGGCTCAGGCGCCGGCAACGATTGAAAAACCACAAAAAGTGCTCCCTTTACCGGGTGCCCTTGATCAGGTGCCTGTGTTTAATAGCAATAGCCCAGAGGTGGTGCAGCGACCGGGCATTCTCCTGTCGACATTTCCGCCAGAGGGCAAAGCCACCCCCAAGGCTCACTTGAACTTTGCCTTTCGCGATCGCTTTGATATTTTTGCCCACCATATTGCAAAGCCCCTTGACCCACAGGATGTCACGACCCTCTACCTAGGGATTCTCGCCTACAACCCCAGTTCTGAACCGGTAACGGTGAATTTGATCCATGCCGCCAGTTACTTGAGTCAACCCGACGCTCCCTTTCGCCCCCTGCCCAGTCAGCAGGCCAATGATCTCGGCCAAGTTTTTGCCGGTCCGGGCGATCGCGTCATGCTCGATATTCTGCGGCAACGGCGACAATCGGGCTGGCCTGCACAAGTCGTGATTCCCCCTCGCCGTTATGCCCTGATCGCCAACTTACCGATTCCCGTCAAGGGGCTAGATCCACCTATTAATGGCCGTTCGCTGCTGATTCGTGCCCGTAGCAGTGGCCAAATTTACTTGGCCAGTTTAGCCCGCTTTGGTGAGGAGCCGCCCACCCTAGAGCAATGGCAGCAGACACTCCTACAAGGGGAACTGGTCACCCCCCGCGATCGCGCCCCCACGCCCCCCGATCAAGGGGGGAGCATGATCTATGGCCGAGTCGCCGGTGTCGCCCTTGGCTCCCGCTGGCATAATCCCCAACAGCAACCGATTCCGATTCCCGCCGCGGGGACTGCCTTTTCCTATCCCATTAGTTCCCTAGTGGCGGGGCGCTTGGGTACTGGACAAATTCAAACCGCGCCCTTGGTGGTGCGCTACCCCGATACCGCCTATGCTGCCCATGGTAACTATGCCGTTGAATATGATCTAGTGCTGCCCCTGCAAAACACCAGCGATCGCCCCCAGACAGTGCGCCTTGCCCTGCAAACTCCCATCAAGTTCGACGCCCCTGCCACCGGATTACGCTTCTTTGCTGAGCCACCCAACCGCATCTTTTTCCGAGGCAGTGTCCGCTTGCGCTTCCGCGATGATCAAGGCACCCCCCAAAGTCGGATCATTCACCTTGTCCAACGCCAAGGCCAACAGGGGGAGGATCTAGTGCGGCTAACGCTACAACCCCAAGAAATCCGCTGGGTACAGTTCACCCTGCTCTATCCCCCAGATGCCACCCCGCCCCAAGTGTTGACAATTGAAACCTTGGCAGATCCCCTGTCCCGCCCCTCAGTAAAATGA
- the moeB gene encoding molybdopterin-synthase adenylyltransferase MoeB — protein MLNPDLSTIELTKDDYERYSRHLILPEVGIEGQKRLKAASVLCIGTGGLGSPLLLYLAAAGIGRLGIVDFDVVDSSNLQRQIIHGTSWVGKPKIQSAKQRILEINPYCQVDLYETRLSAANALEIMADYDIVVDGTDNFPTRYLVNDACVLLNKPNVYGSIFRFEGQATVFNYEGGPNYRDLYPEPPPPGLVPSCAEGGVLGILPGIIGVIQATETIKIILGKGTTLSGRLLLFNALDMKFRELKLRPNPERPVIDKLIDYEEFCGIRQAKAQEAAQMADIPEMTVQELKALMDSGAQDYVLVDVRNPNEYEIARIPGAVLVPLSEIENGPGVEKIRSLVNGHRLLVHCKMGGRSAKALGILKQAGIEGINIKGGINAWSQEVDPSVPTY, from the coding sequence ATGCTAAATCCAGACCTTTCTACGATTGAACTAACGAAAGACGACTATGAACGCTATTCCCGCCATCTGATTTTGCCGGAGGTGGGTATTGAGGGTCAAAAACGCCTCAAAGCGGCCAGCGTGCTTTGCATTGGCACCGGTGGGCTAGGGTCGCCCCTGCTGTTGTACCTCGCCGCTGCTGGCATTGGTCGCCTTGGTATTGTGGACTTTGATGTCGTCGATAGTTCCAATTTGCAACGGCAAATCATCCACGGTACCTCTTGGGTGGGCAAGCCAAAGATCCAATCAGCGAAGCAACGCATCCTTGAGATCAATCCCTACTGCCAAGTGGATCTCTACGAAACTCGCTTGAGCGCCGCCAATGCCCTTGAGATTATGGCGGACTACGACATTGTGGTGGATGGCACCGATAACTTCCCCACCCGCTACTTGGTGAATGATGCCTGTGTGCTTCTCAATAAACCCAATGTCTATGGCTCCATCTTCCGCTTTGAGGGTCAAGCCACGGTCTTTAACTATGAGGGCGGTCCCAACTACCGTGATCTCTATCCCGAACCACCGCCACCGGGTTTGGTACCCTCCTGTGCTGAAGGGGGCGTTCTAGGCATTCTACCGGGGATTATTGGCGTCATCCAAGCCACGGAGACCATCAAAATCATTCTTGGCAAAGGCACAACCCTCAGTGGCCGCCTCTTGCTCTTCAATGCCCTCGACATGAAATTCCGCGAACTCAAACTGCGCCCGAACCCCGAACGGCCAGTCATTGACAAGCTCATTGACTACGAAGAATTCTGTGGTATTCGCCAAGCCAAAGCACAGGAGGCCGCACAAATGGCAGACATTCCCGAAATGACCGTCCAAGAACTCAAAGCCCTCATGGACAGTGGCGCCCAAGATTACGTCCTTGTGGATGTGCGCAACCCCAATGAGTATGAAATTGCCCGAATTCCCGGCGCTGTACTCGTTCCCCTATCAGAAATTGAAAATGGCCCCGGTGTGGAGAAAATCCGCAGTCTAGTGAATGGCCATCGCCTCTTGGTGCACTGCAAGATGGGGGGTCGCTCTGCCAAAGCCTTGGGTATCCTCAAGCAAGCGGGCATTGAGGGCATCAATATCAAAGGGGGTATTAACGCTTGGAGTCAGGAAGTCGATCCCAGCGTGCCCACCTACTAA
- a CDS encoding photosystem I reaction center protein subunit XI yields MAEELVKPYNGDPFVGHLSTPISDSGLVKTFIGNLPAYRQGLSPILRGLEVGMAHGYFLIGPWVKLGPLRDSDVANLGGLISGIALILIATACLAAYGLVSFQKGGSSSDPLKTSEGWSQFTAGFFVGAMGGAFVAFFLLENFSVVDGIMTGLFN; encoded by the coding sequence ATGGCAGAAGAACTGGTTAAGCCATACAATGGCGATCCCTTTGTGGGGCACCTATCAACGCCCATTTCTGACTCTGGCCTAGTGAAGACGTTTATTGGCAATCTACCCGCCTATCGTCAAGGCCTCTCGCCCATTCTACGAGGCTTGGAAGTGGGAATGGCCCATGGCTATTTCCTCATTGGCCCTTGGGTCAAGCTGGGTCCCCTGCGGGACTCCGATGTGGCCAACTTGGGCGGTTTAATCTCTGGTATCGCCCTAATTTTGATTGCCACGGCTTGCTTGGCAGCCTATGGTCTAGTCAGTTTTCAAAAGGGTGGCAGCAGCAGCGATCCCCTGAAAACCAGTGAAGGTTGGAGTCAGTTTACGGCTGGCTTCTTTGTGGGTGCCATGGGTGGTGCCTTTGTTGCTTTCTTCCTCCTTGAAAACTTTTCTGTTGTCGATGGCATCATGACGGGTCTCTTTAACTAG
- a CDS encoding photosystem I reaction center subunit VIII → MMGSYAASFLPWIFIPVVCWLMPTVVMGLLFLYIEGDA, encoded by the coding sequence ATGATGGGATCTTACGCTGCATCCTTTTTGCCTTGGATTTTTATTCCCGTGGTTTGCTGGTTGATGCCCACGGTGGTGATGGGGCTGCTGTTCCTTTACATCGAAGGAGATGCTTAA
- a CDS encoding tetratricopeptide repeat protein: protein MENALPAIYLSVLIILLGVSAWFVVKQILKTRRIESTLARLQRKLQQEPGTTQEYFELGSIYLTKKLASQAIPLFQKALKAAENEGETYLAPIYNALGYAYFMQEQYDLAIRQYKEALKNQPAYVTAANNLGHAYEKKNLPQPALEAYQHTLKYDPNNAIAQRRVNSLKKRLSGAAA from the coding sequence ATGGAGAATGCCTTACCCGCTATTTATCTCAGTGTGTTGATTATTTTACTGGGCGTCTCAGCTTGGTTTGTGGTCAAACAAATTCTCAAAACCCGCCGTATTGAATCGACCTTGGCACGCCTCCAACGGAAACTTCAGCAGGAACCGGGTACCACCCAAGAATACTTTGAACTCGGCAGCATCTACCTCACCAAGAAGCTCGCCAGTCAAGCAATTCCCCTGTTTCAAAAGGCTCTGAAGGCGGCTGAAAACGAAGGCGAAACCTACCTCGCCCCCATCTACAATGCCCTTGGCTATGCCTACTTCATGCAGGAGCAGTATGACTTGGCCATTCGCCAGTACAAAGAAGCCCTAAAAAATCAACCGGCGTATGTGACGGCGGCCAATAACCTCGGTCATGCCTATGAGAAGAAAAATTTACCCCAGCCAGCCCTTGAGGCCTATCAGCACACCCTAAAATACGACCCCAACAATGCGATCGCCCAACGCCGAGTCAATTCCCTGAAAAAACGGCTCAGTGGCGCAGCAGCCTAG
- a CDS encoding tubulin-like doman-containing protein, with amino-acid sequence MFTTDAAENNHLTVMPVICVGLGGTGRDVLVRIRQNIIEEFGSLAELPIISFVQIDTDRGGPIPSYRGQSIEFTPAEEVHIRVSLNEVNEFKQNYERRKKNTYVQNPDDHILEWFPDQLIRNLSAIEQGAGAVRAVGRFALFKNYNQVVTALNLAHGRVAGANTSALIARGIEVMPGLRVFVAGSLCGGTGSGMFLDIGYILRRLFAATVPNFETYGYFVVSPDLYGGNDVVKANCYAALKELDYYTRKGTIFDAQYPGERRLEESRSPYDYTYLMSNATPGGTFIIPPTDANAKGKITNTIAQKICLFLSSSATAAAAISARDNLRAIDATEEYDRHPRPNRQRYMTTGLASIYFPQDKINLLAGNQIKIQVLQFWKNGLGQAPSNSQMQQFYTSQFDWGTDDLGQLLKQRLEKVPVQGGTVSSNLEGWRNSQYSQIGAAQSRGQQDMLKTQFPQNAMALLNYVRPADNSKERGVWLTPIVEQTSDVTNDIKARSVER; translated from the coding sequence ATGTTTACCACAGATGCCGCAGAAAACAATCATTTGACCGTTATGCCCGTTATCTGTGTGGGGCTAGGGGGCACTGGGCGAGATGTTCTGGTACGTATTCGCCAAAATATCATTGAAGAATTTGGTTCCTTGGCGGAGCTACCGATCATTAGCTTTGTCCAGATTGATACCGATCGCGGGGGTCCCATTCCCAGTTACCGAGGCCAAAGCATTGAATTTACTCCCGCCGAGGAAGTGCATATCCGCGTTTCCCTCAACGAAGTCAATGAATTTAAGCAGAACTACGAACGGCGCAAAAAAAATACTTATGTGCAAAATCCCGACGACCATATCCTTGAATGGTTTCCCGATCAACTGATTCGCAACCTCAGCGCCATTGAGCAGGGAGCAGGCGCCGTGCGGGCGGTGGGTCGCTTTGCCCTCTTCAAAAACTACAATCAGGTGGTCACAGCCTTGAACTTAGCCCATGGCCGTGTGGCCGGTGCCAATACGAGTGCCCTGATTGCCCGTGGCATCGAAGTCATGCCGGGGTTACGGGTCTTTGTAGCGGGATCCCTGTGCGGCGGTACGGGTAGCGGCATGTTTCTCGACATCGGCTACATTTTGCGACGACTCTTTGCTGCAACTGTGCCCAACTTTGAAACCTACGGCTACTTTGTCGTCAGCCCTGATCTCTACGGTGGCAACGATGTCGTCAAGGCCAACTGCTACGCTGCCCTTAAGGAACTGGACTATTACACCCGCAAGGGCACCATTTTTGATGCCCAATACCCCGGCGAACGCCGTCTAGAGGAATCGCGCTCGCCCTACGACTACACCTACTTGATGTCCAACGCCACCCCCGGCGGCACATTCATCATTCCACCAACGGATGCCAACGCCAAGGGGAAAATTACCAACACCATTGCTCAGAAAATTTGCCTCTTTTTAAGTAGCAGTGCCACCGCTGCCGCCGCCATTTCTGCCCGTGACAATTTACGTGCTATTGACGCCACCGAAGAATACGACAGACACCCGCGTCCGAATCGCCAGCGCTACATGACCACTGGGCTGGCGAGCATTTACTTCCCCCAAGACAAGATTAATTTGCTGGCCGGCAACCAAATTAAAATTCAAGTGTTACAGTTCTGGAAAAATGGTCTTGGTCAAGCCCCCAGTAATAGCCAAATGCAACAGTTCTATACCAGTCAATTTGACTGGGGGACGGATGATCTAGGGCAACTGCTGAAACAACGGTTAGAAAAAGTCCCCGTGCAGGGGGGAACAGTGAGTAGCAATTTAGAGGGCTGGCGCAACAGCCAATACAGCCAGATTGGTGCAGCCCAATCCCGTGGGCAACAAGATATGTTGAAAACGCAGTTTCCCCAGAATGCAATGGCATTGCTGAACTATGTGCGCCCTGCGGACAACAGCAAAGAACGGGGAGTTTGGCTCACACCAATTGTTGAGCAGACGTCAGACGTAACCAATGACATCAAAGCCAGAAGTGTTGAAAGATAG